Proteins encoded in a region of the Anopheles aquasalis chromosome 2, idAnoAquaMG_Q_19, whole genome shotgun sequence genome:
- the LOC126569047 gene encoding chorion peroxidase produces MPPIKRISVLALILTSIVVVLAELESVEHSSPGCASPHHQCLPRVLCAQSEPRGKREVVTFCTALDGVEGICCRPLAQEASARVKRSLLHQIPDQLLTNAVREGHRVYARKMVKMEKNHSERKPQMAEASLVHRFHGSPFTRRDQDAVQDQHEAYEDVFVVRSLIEALNLTKEAPELQDGIDVDEGKKLHKRCIPPKHCDPSARYRSIDGSCNNPIPERSSWGAAGHPFERLLPPAYEDGVWAPRLHSAVTGRLLPNARDISVAVFPDNDRPDPKFNLLLMQFGQFMSHDFTRSASVRNGDEEIQCCLPDHSGPVHREGAHFACLPITVSPNDPFYSKFGIRCLNFVRLALAREGKCKLGYGKQLNRITHFIDGSTVYGSDPETAASLRTFNGGRLQSVFPSGEELLPFENRRGACEPWASACFRAGDDRSNQIISLTEVHVLFLREHNRIASQLAEINRHWDDERLYQETRRIVIAEIQKIFYNDYLPAIVGHHTARQYGLLDNTEHGHTALYSPDVKPLVLNELTGAAFRFGHSTVDGAFLIQHRHRRSELVPIQDVFLDPSRLLERSFFDDLLFSLIDQPQQQVDDSITHGLTRLLFAGHHPFGSDLASLNIQRGRDHALRPYNDYREWAGLPRITSFEQFGAVGERLASVYDSPDDVDLWVGGLLEPPARGGALIGPTFASILSEQFARLKYGDRYYYTNGPQHNPGFFTVDQLREIGKASLATVICGNIDHPEGFSVPQNVFLHPSEHKNPPVPCRSLPAIELSAWSGH; encoded by the exons ATGCCTCCCATAAAGAGGATAAGTGTTTTAGCGTTGATTTTAACTAGTATCGTAGTCGTACTGGCAGAGCTGGAAAGTGTGGAACATTCTTCCCCGGGCTGTGCTTCTCCCCACCACCAGTGCCTTCCACGGGTACTCTGTGCGCAAAGTGAACCACGTGGAAAACGAGAGGTGGTAACCTTTTGCACGGCACTTGATGGCGTGGAAGGAATTTGCTGTCGCCCGTTGGCTCAAGAGGCATCCGCACGAGTGAAGCGCTCGCTGTTGCACCAAATTCCCGATCAGCTGCTAACGAATGCCGTCCGCGAAGGTCATCGGGTGTACGCACGGAAGAtggtaaaaatggaaaagaatcaCAGTGAAAGGAAGCCACAGATGGCTGAAGCATCGCTTGTGCATCGATTCCACGGTTCACCATTTACGCGCCGTGACCAGGACGCCGTCCAGGATCAGCATGAAGCGTATGAGGATGTCTTTGTCGTGCGCTCGCTGATCGAGGCACTGAACCTAACCAAAGAAGCGCCAGAGCTACAAGATGGCATCGATGTCGATGAAGGGAAAAAGCTTCACAAACGGTGCATTCCACCGAAACATTGCGATCCCTCGGCCAGATACCGTTCCATCGATGGTAGCTGCAACAATCCGATTCCGGAGCGTAGCAGCTGGGGTGCCGCAGGACATCCTTTCGAACGATTGCTACCACCGGCTTACGAAGATGGCGTCTGGGCTCCACGATTGCACTCGGCTGTCACTGGGAGGCTGCTGCCAAACGCCAGAGATATCTCGGTGGCCGTCTTTCCGGACAACGATCGTCCGGATCCAAAGTTtaatctgctgctgatgcaatTTGGTCAGTTCATGTCACACGATTTTACTCGCAGTGCCAGCGTTCGAAATG GAGACGAAGAGATACAATGCTGCTTGCCAGATCATTCGGGACCGGTACACCGGGAAGGGGCTCATTTTGCCTGTCTGCCCATCACGGTCAGCCCAAACGATCCGTTCTACTCCAAGTTCGGTATACGGTGTCTCAACTTTGTACGCCTTGCGTTGGCCAGGGAAGGAAAGTGTAAGCTGGGGTATGGTAAGCAGCTGAACAGGATCACCCATTTCATCGATGGCTCAACGGTGTACGGATCGGATCCGGAAACGGCCGCTTCGCTGCGTACGTTCAACGGTGGTCGACTGCAAAGTGTCTTTCCGTCCGGTGAGGAGCTACTACCGTTCGAGAACCGTCGCGGTGCCTGTGAACCATGGGCCAGCGCCTGTTTCCGGGCCGGTGATGATCGTTCGAATCAAATCATCTCGCTCACCGAGGTGCATGTGCTGTTTTTACGGGAACATAATCGTATCGCCAGTCAGTTGGCAGAGATCAACCGGCATTGGGATGATGAGCGGCTGTATCAGGAGACACGCCGTATCGTGATTGCAGAAATTCAGAAAATATTCTACAACGATTACCTTCCGGCGATCGTTGGGCatcacacggcacggcagtaTGGGTTGCTGGATAATACCGAGCATGGCCACACGGCACTTTACAGTCCCGATGTGAAACCGTTGGTTCTCAACGAGCTCACTGGAGCTGCCTTCCGTTTTGGGCATTCCACCGTCGATGGAGCATTCCT AATccaacatcgtcatcgtcgctcgGAACTGGTACCAATACAGGATGTATTTCTTGATCCCTCGCGGTTGCTGGAGCGTTCCTTTTTCGATGATCTACTGTTCTCGCTGATCGATCAGCCTCAGCAGCAGGTGGACGATTCGATCACACACGGTTTAACGAGACTATTGTTTGCTGGACACCATCCCTTCGGATCCGATCTGGCCTCCCTAAACATCCAGCGCGGTCGGGATCATGCGCTCCGTCCGTATAACGATTACCGGGAATGGGCCGGTTTGCCGCGCATCACAAGTTTCGAACAGTTCGGAGCGGTCGGCGAAAGATTGGCCAGCGTTTATGATTCACCGGACGATGTGGATCTGTGGGTCGGTGGGCTGCTGGAACCACCGGCACGTGGTGGTGCACTGATCGGTCCCACGTTTGCCAGCATCCTTAGCGAACAGTTTGCTCGGCTCAAGTATGGTGATCGCTATTACTACACGAACGGTCCGCAGCACAATCCCGGGTTCTTTACGGTAGATCAACTGCGGGAGATTGGCAAGGCATCGCTCGCCACCGTTATTTGTGGCAACATCGATCATCCGGAAGGGTTTTCCGTTCCACAAAATGTGTTTCTCCATCCGAGCGAACACAAAAATCCACCCGTACCGTGCCGATCGTTGCCAGCGATCGAGTTGAGCGCCTGGAGTGGCCATTAG